The Corynebacterium minutissimum genome includes the window CTATGGAAGAGAAGTAGGTGTGGATCCAGTGACCGAGAATGCAGCCCCTGTCAGGGCGTCTCAGAACAAACAAGATGAGATACCAGAGGAAGACCGTGCTCAAGCAGCAGTCGAGGAGTCGTCGACGCTGAGCTCGCGCACGCTGAACATTGCGACTTTAGTAGTTGCAGTGCTGCTTATCGCTGGTGGAATTACGGTCGAACAGATACAGCGGCACGAACCTGAAGAAGAACTCGCACGCCCCGACTTGCACGAAGAGCACATCGTGAACCTCCGTCCGGAGACCAAGGATGTTCTCCCAGAAGCATTCATTGAGAAGATCGCAAATTGCAGTGAAAGAACCCTGGGCGGCTCCATTGATGGCATTTACACCGGAGCTCATGGATATGTGTGTTGGCCATGGCTAACAAAAGAACAGGATGATAACCCGATCATGACCTATCATTCGACTCGCTCAGTGATAATCGGCGAAGAGGCCTCCAGAATTCGTGCGGAACTCCCAAACTTTCACAATGGCGAAACTGATACGAAGATTCTCCAGGAAGGAAGCGGAGACCAGCCAGACATTTTGACCAACACGTGGGATGACGGCGAGTATGGAACGGGCGACATCTACATCTATTACCCTGAAGAAAAAGTAATGGTGACGTGGGGCTGGAACAAATCTGATCCGGGGGCCGCTAATATCGAGGACGTGATTCGTGAGGAAGGTTTCTAGCCACTGCTAAAAGTTCGCTTGGGATCATGCTGGTTGCGTGCTTAGGAGTCGGAGACCAACCGCACTTCATAAGGGCCATTCCATGTGATTACAAGTTCTTTTGGCTGAAATCCCTTGTTGGTCATGAAATAGAATGTCATTTCCCATTCATTGGGGCGGGGGCTAGGTTCGGGAAGTATGTGTGATTTCAGGTCAAAAGGATCGATCGCAGTAGGGCCAAACGCTCCCTTAGGCTCACAGGTACTAAAGCTGTATAAATCGATCTCGTCAGCGCGTTCTTGCGGGGATAGCGCGAAACTAACAGGGTGCTCGAGCCCCTCAGCATTGCTCAGACGGACGTGGCATCCGTCGAGAGGGGTTTCTGGGTTAGCCTGCCATAACACCGTAGCCTTGAATGTCTCGGTGTTCTCATTCAGCTCAGGTGGGTCCCATGTAAGGGCCTTTTGATGGCCTTCATCGAATTCTGATCGCTCGATCTGGGAGATTGAATCAAGCTTAACGGTTGCAGCTCGGTGGTACTGTTCGTTATCTATGTTGTACCTAAAATCAAAGGTCACAGGCTTATTTGGGGCCGATCTCTCCGCTGAGTACACGGACAAGGGCCGGTAAGCATGAACCATTATTGAAGAAGATGCCGCAATCATTGTGGCGATGGCAGGGACCGTAGCTGCCCACCACCATGGTTTTGATTTTCGCTGACTCATGCGCTCAACTCCACTGAGGCTTGGATTTCTTTGTACATGGGAAGAGGCTGGTCATGGAACCCCTCACCAAATACGGCTTCTACTTCGATTCTGAATGTGCTCGGGCCGAGTGCGGAGGCGGGGATTATAAATGAGCTCGTGCATGCCGTTGGAAGAGAACGGACTTCTTCTTCGCACTCTGCTGCTTTGCCGCGGAAGACCCGGCCTTCTGAGTCCTCCAGTTTGATGATGAGCGGATAATTGCGAATGCGCTGTAACGTGAAGTCGACTTTGGCTTCGTAAAGTTCTTCAACGGACGAAGCATTGTCTGCTTTGAACGCTGCAAATTCATCTGGTTCAAGCTTGCGAGTGCTGCCTGAAACATCACTCAGGCGGCTATGTCCGGGGATCTCGTCGGTGTATTTGAATCCTGCGGATTCTACCTCGCGAGGATTAGGCAATTGCTCGCTGACAAAGATACCCAAAGACGTGATTGCAGCGGCTACCGCTACCATGGGGATTTTCTTACGCCTGAGCAGAGGAAATTGTGTGGATCTACGGTGGGTCACGCCAGTTCCACCTTTGCTACTTGCTTAGGATCAAACCAACGAAAAGACATATCCAGACTGGATTTACGCAATGTCAGCTCATTGAGCACTAATGATGTGCCGGGTGCCGCCTCCACGCTGATGTCGACGGAAAAAGGAACCCCGGGATTTGGCGTCTGTACAAGTCCATTTGAGTCTGACGGTGCAATGGTGAATTGGTCGAATGGAACAGGTTCGCCATTACGAGTGAGAGTGAACATGTCGTGGTAGCCAAGGAAGGTGACATCCTCAAGGTTAAGGAACGTCGCCGTGACCTGAACCATTCCCTTGTCGATCTGGGGCTCGTCGACGACAACTTCTGCTTGCTTTAATTCCACAAGTTCGCCCGGAGCGATGGTTGCAGGTTCCTCCGTCTTCGCGGGTTCAGTGTTTCCGAGCGCTAGAAAAACCGCAGCAACGGCGAGCGCTGCCATGTTGAACTTAGTCAGCACACCATCGGTGAGGGTCGTGAAGAGTTTCACTCCCTTCGATTCCCTCAGGCGCGTTAAGCGGGTCACATCAGCCATGGTGATTATTCAAGCAGAGGTTGGCCGATTGCGCGCGTTGGTTGGGGAAGTTTCCCCAGCGCACGGCATCGCACTGAAGCTTCAGGACGGGTGTAGAGCCCCAACCTGCGGTAAGTGGGGGTCAAAGGGCATAATTAAGAGCTATGACTCGACTTTTTGGAACCGATGGAGTTCGCGGCCTCGCGAACAAGAAGCTCACCCCGATTCTCGCGCTGCGCTTGGGCCAGGCCGCGGCGGAAGTTTTTACTTCAGACCGTGAATCTTATGAGCGCCGACCGCTCGCCATTATTGGCCGTGACCCGCGCGTGTCGGGTGAGATGCTGGATGCAGCGATCGCTTCGGGTTTGGCTTCGCGAGGTGTCGACGTCGTCCGTGTAGGCGTGCTGCCTACCCCGGCCATCGCGTTCCTTACCGATGACTTTGGGGCAGATCTTGGCGTGATGATTTCTGCCTCCCATAACCCGATGCCGGACAACGGTATTAAGTTCTTCTCCGCCGGTGGCAAGAAGCTGCCAGATGAGGTCGAAGATCGCATCCAGGCTGCCATGGACAATCTCAAGGAAGACGGCCCCACGGCGACTAAGATTGGCCGCATTATCTCTGAAGCGCCGGAGGGTCGCGAGCGCTACCTCAAGCACCTTGCTGAGGTGGTCACCACAGATTTGAGCGGCATCAAGGTTGTCGTGGATACCGCGAATGGTGCAGCCTCCAAGGTGGCGCCGGAAGCATACGCCGCAGCAGGTGCTGAGGTTATTGCCATCCATAACAAGCCGAATGCTTTCAACATCAACGAAGACTGCGGTTCGACGCACATCGATAAGGCACAGGAGGCCGTCGTGGAGCACGGCGCCGACTTGGGCTTGGCGCACGACGGTGATGCCGACCGCTGCCTAGCTGTGGATGCTGAGGGCAATGTCGTCGATGGTGACCAGATTATGGCCCTGTTGGCGGTGGGCATGAAGGAGGAGAATGACCTCCGCTTTAACACGTTGGTCGCTACCGTGATGTCCAACCTCGGTCTCAAGATCGCTATGCAGGAGCAGGGCATTAAGGTCAAGGAGACCGCTGTGGGTGACCGCTACGTGCTCGAAGAGCTCAACCGCGGTGACTTCTCCTTAGGCGGCGAGCAGTCCGGCCACGTTGTGCTGCCGGATGATTGCACCACCGGTGATGGAACTCTGACCGGCCTGTCCATCATGGCGCGCATGGCCAAGTCCGGGAAGTCCCTCAAGGAGTTGGCTTCGGTCATGACCGTACTGCCGCAGGTTCTCATCAACGTTCCGGTATCTAATAAAGCTGCGATTCTCGACGCCCCCGAGGTCAAGGAAGCCATCGCTGCTGCGGAGGCGGAGCTTGGCGATACTGGCCGAGTGCTCCTGCGACCATCTGGTACCGAGGAACTTTTCCGCGTCATGGTTGAAGCTGCTGAGGAGGAACAGGCCCGTAAGGTGGCGGGCAAGCTCGCTGCAGTGGTTTCCGCAGTCTAGTTCGCTTCACTCAATTGCGACCCCGGGCCATGTGGCCTGGGGTTTTGCGTTTTGTGTGTGGTGGGGGAACCGAGGGGAGGCTTTCTCAGTCCAATAAGGGCAGGAAAACTGTTCGTTGTGGACGAGAAGGAGGGCGCGTTTATGCCCGACGTATTTTTTGATGAGGATGAAGCAACAAGGCTTCTGAGTACTGTTATTGACCAGACCGCCGTGCAAAGCGACGCCCACGGCAGTGATGTACCTGTTTATCCGCAGGCGTCTGCTGGCAGGGACTTTGGCGGACACGGGGCTCAGATCCAAGCCCTCCTCAACCGGTTGCATGAGCGCGGCGGGTGGCGTCTGAACAATATGTCTGCGACGGCCGATGCCGCCCGGGCACAGCTGCACGCCTTCGGCGATGTAGATCGTGGCCTGGCTGGCCACCTAGGTGCGCAGACCTCGGGGGTGAACTAGTGTCCACAATGGCGAAGTCCCTGTTGGGGGACTATTCACAAGCAGTGTCTCAGTTCCAGGCCGCGAGCATGGGCAGTTACGCCGGCCCCAGAACACCAATTGGGCTGTTAGGGGATATGGTCGGCTCGGTCGATGGAATCAACACGGAGGACCTTGTTTCCAGCACTGCCTCCGCAATGGGAGCCCGCCGCCCAGATGGCGGTGGTAGGGGGCTGAAGGAATTCCTCCTCGGAACCGTTCTGTCGTTGGCTGGGGGTGCGATTATGGAGCATCTACGCGGCGTTCAGGATGACTTTGAAGAGGAACGCCGCGAGGCCGATGACCTTGTAGAGTCCGCGCAGCAATGCTCGGATGCTATTGAGGATGTTGTCGATGTCTCCGACTCCGCTTTGGTGGAGCTCATCTCTGCAGTCATTCCGCTGCTCAACATCCTGACAATGCTGCTGCAGCGTCACCCGTTGGGCAAACTCATTGCGCCAGGGATTTCTTCGATTGGCAGCGACCTCATTGAGCACACAAATGACACGATCACGCAGACCTGTCGTGACCGCGACACCGCTATAGAGAACTGCTATTGCGAGTTTGAAAGGCGCTGCAGTGAGGTGTGTGAGCGCGAGCTTCCCGAAACACCTCCAAACCCCGAGTGCGGCCGCGAGGAGGAAAAGCAGGAGTGCCCGCAGCCAGCCCCTGAATCATGTGAGCCAACCGCGCCAACTACGCCGACTGCGCCTGCTCAGCCTGCTGCGCCAGCTGCGCCAGCTGCGCCGTCGAGCCCACCTGCCCCAAGCCAACCCTCGGAGTCTGAACCGACTCCGAAACCGCAGCCGCCTGCTAAGCCCGAAGCCCCACAGCAGCCAGCCCCAGAAAAGGACTCCGATCCACAGACAGAGCCCCAGCAGGTGTCCGAGCCGTGCCCACCGGAGACCACCCCACAGAGCGTAGTCACGCCGAAGCCAGAGGAGAAGATTCCAGAACCAGTACGAGAGCCTGAGCCTGATTCAGCTGAGGACACCGTGAAACCTTGTGGTTGCCAGGAGGATCAGGAAGAGAAGGACGCTCACTCTTGTGGCTGCGACAAGAGTGAAAAGAGTGAGGAGGAGCAGGACTGCACTACCACGCCAGCAGATGCGGGAACACCAATTCCGGTAGAGGAGGTTCCTTCGGAGGAATTGATACCGCCAGAACAGCCAGTAGAGCAAGAAGAACCTGAGCAGCCGGAGGATGCTGACATTGTAGAGGAGGACATCGAGGACTGTGAAGACTCGGAAGAGGCTGCCGATGAAGAGGAATGCACTCCTGAACAATCATGCAGTGGTGTTTTGGGAATCCTTGGCGTGGGCATTGCTCTGGTGGGGCTGGGGCTTCTGGCTGATGCCGCAAAGGATTTCTTTGAGAACTTGCCTGAACCGGAGTTTGAGCCGGAACCCGCACCAGAGCCTGAGCCGGCGCCTACGCCCGAACCCGAGCCGGCGCCTCCTAGTGATGATGGCGTGATCGCCCCACCACCGGAACTCAATACCGTGCCGGAACCGACTCCGCCGCCGGAGAAAATCGCACATGTACAGGCGGCTGAGGCTCCCGCGCCCGCCGCCCCGGCCCCAGAACCAAATACAGCTTCGCCCATTGAACAGCATGATGTTCACGATGCACCAAGTTCAGAACCTCCATCCGTACACGCACGAAAGGCAGGGCAGTGGTAATGCCGCATAACGATTTTGATGAATTCGCCCGCGGGTTCCGTGAGCGCACCGCAGCTCGGTTATTGGAGTTTGAAAAGGTGATGGCCAAAGCACAGGAAGACCTAGAAAAGTCTGCGCAGCGCGCTACCCAAGCCCAAACGCACCCAGAAAGACAGGGACGAAGTCCAGCTTCTAGAGGCGTTATGCATGGACAAAGCCAGGGACAGGGCCAGAACCGCCCGCGTGGTCAAGTGCAATCGGTGCTCAGGCGCAGCTGATGCAGCAGCGAGAAACCAGTCTGGTTCCTCGCAGTCACAGGTGATACTGTGAGGTGGCTGACTACTGCACGTATCAACCAGGGTGAGGAGAATGCCGCATGACAGTGCCTTGGCTTCATGACGTGTTGTGGGGCGTTCTTCCCATGCTGTACCTCTTGGTGGCTTTTGTTGTGCTTGGCATTGAGATTAAATACGACAGAGAGATGGCGCACATAAAGCTGTGGACGGCCGCGCAGTTGCTTCTTCCAGGCATTGCCCTTATCGCCTGGTACCTTATTGAGGTCCCTCAACTAAAACGGCTAAAGCAGGACGGATAACTGACCGTCCTGCTTTAGCTGAAGGAAGAGTTGCGCCTTGCGGCGCCTTCTAGTTGATACGTATTTAGTCGCGTTCGAAGCCAGCGCGCTTGGCCAAAGCCTCGCCGGTAAAGCTTTCCACGCCCTTAGCGGAAGCGTCGGCAGCCGCGAAAGCGTCGTACTTGGACTCACCAGCTAGCTCGCTAAGAAGGAACCCGGTAACGAGACCGCGGGCGGTCTCCACCGCAGCGCCCTGGAAAAAGCCGGAGCCCAGCGCGAGCTTGAAGAACTTATCTTCGCTGAAACCAGACTGCGTGCCCTTAGCAATCTCACGGTAGGCCACCGGTCCGCCCCAAGCATTTGCCAGCTTGGCGGGGTTACCTGCGCGGAAGATGTCATCCTGGCCCGCGCCGATAATAAGACCATGTGCCTTCACAGTGGGGGCGGCCTTGACCGCGGACGGTGACGTGTCAGCCGGGTAGAGGGCCGCTACTGCACGGACCTTGGGGTTATCCACGGCTGCGAGTGCGGCCACACCGCCGCCCATGCCGTGGCCGACCACGCCCAACTTGGAGGCGGACACCGAAATTTTGCCAGCGCCCAGCTTGACGCCGGTAGCTATTTGTAGGGCTGATTCGACGTCAGCAACGAGGTTGCGGTGCTTGGCAAAAGCACCGGTTTCCGTATCGGGAGCAACGACGACGATGCCCCAGCTAGCAAGATGGCGCAACGTAGCGTGGTAATCCTTGATGCTCTTCGTCCAATCATGGGCAAAGGCCACAGCAGGCAGGCCTTTTCCTTCAGACGGGGTGTACACCTTGCCCTCAATCCCTGCATAAGACAGGTCACCAACGAGGACGCGGTGCGGGCCGCGCTTGGACAACGTACCGAGATGCTTCTTCAAATTCGCAGACACGCTTTACAGAATAGAGGAAAGACTGCCCGCACAGGTGGAATAGGCCGCGGGGAGGGGGATTAGAAAGTGTTTCTGCAAAGGTCAGACCCGCGGCAGAAAACAACCCCTCTCAGACCGTCAACATGGTGATACGTGCTGTAAAATCCTGTTCCATGTGTGGAATTGTTGGATATGTAGGCCATAACACTGATGGTCGTGACTACTATGCCCAAGACGTCGTGCTGGAAGGCCTGCGCCGACTCGAATACCGCGGGTATGACTCCGCGGGCGTTGCTATGTATGCCGATGGTGGCATCGGCTGGCGCAAGAAAGCCGGAAAGGTAGCGGCGCTCGAAGCCGAAATCGAGGCCCGCCCGCTCAAGGACTCGGTCCTGGGCATTGGCCACACTCGCTGGGCCACCCACGGTGGTCCGACGGATCTTAACGCCCACCCGCACGTGGTGGATGGCGGCAAGCTCGCTGTCGTGCACAACGGCATCATCGAAAACTTCGCCGAGCTGAAGCACGAGTTGGAGTCCAAGGGCCACAACTTCGTGTCCGAAACGGATACCGAGGTTGCCGCTACGTTATTGGCAGACGTTTTTCACAACGAAGCTGGTGAAAATCTCACCAAGGCGATGCAGCTGACCTGCTCTCGCCTTGAAGGTGCGTTTACCCTCCTCGCTATTCACGCCGACCAGGCTGACCGTATTGTGGCTGCACGCCGTGACTCGCCGCTGGTTATCGGCCTGGGTGAGGGAGAAAACTTCCTGGGGTCGGACGTTTCTGGGTTCATCGACTACACCAAGTCCGCCGTGGAGATGGACAACGACCAGGTCGTGACCATCACCGCGGACGAGATTGAAATCACGGACTACGACGGCAAGCCTGCCCAGGGCAAGCCTTTCGAGATCAAGTGGGATGCCGCAGCTGCGGAAAAGGGTGGATATAACTCCTTCATGGAGAAGGAAATCCACGACCAGCCCGCTGCCGTGCGCGATACGCTGCTGGGCCGTCTCGACGAAAACGGCCACTTGATTCTTGACGAGATCCGTATTGACGAGTCAGTACTCAAGTCCATCGACAAGATCATCGTCATCGCCTGCGGTACCGCCGCGTACGCCGGTCACGTTGCGCGCTACGCCATCGAGCACTGGTGCCGTATTCCGTGCGAGGTCGAGCTTGCCCACGAGTTCCGTTACCGCGACCCCATCGTGAACGAAAAGACCCTCGTCGTGGCCCTGTCGCAGTCGGGCGAAACCATGGATACCCTCATGGCCGTGCGCCACGCCCGCCAGCAGGGAGCCAAGGTGATTGCCATCTGCAATACCCAGGGTTCCTCCATCCCGCGCGAGTCCGATGCCGCACTGTATACCCACGCCGGCCCGGAGATCGCCGTGGCGTCCACCAAGGCCTTCCTGGCACAGATCACCGCAACTTACCTGCTGGGCCTATACCTGGCGCGCCTGCGCGGCAACATGTTCTCCGACGAGGTCACCGCGGTACTCAACGAGCTTCGCGCCATGCCGGACAAGGTCAAGGCGGTCATCGAGAATGAGGGGCAGGTCTACGACTTGGCCAACGCCATGGAGAACGCGAAGTCGGTACTTTTCCTGGGCCGCCACGTCGGCTTCCCGGTGGCACTTGAAGGTGCGCTGAAGCTCAAGGAGATTGCGTACCTCCACGCAGAGGGCTTTGCTGCCGGCGAGCTTAAGCACGGCCCGATTGCCCTCATTGAGGAAGGCCAGCCGGTCTTCGTTATCGTTCCGTCCCCACGCGGTCGCGATTCCCTGCACTCCAAGGTGGTCTCCAACATTCAGGAGATCCGCGCCCGTGGCGCCATCACCATCGTGATTGCGGAGGAAGGTGACGAGGCCGTCGAGGCCTACGCCAACCACATCATTCGTATCCCGCAGGCGCCGACGCTCATGCAGCCCCTGCTGGCGACCGTGCCGCTGCAGATTTTTGCCTGCGGTGTGGCCACCGCCAAGGGCTACGACGTAGACCAGCCGCGTAACCTGGCGAAGTCCGTCACCGTGGAATAAATCCACCTTCCCTAACGAGCGGGCAGTGAGTCTAAGGCTCCTGCCCGCTCGTGGCACAATAAGGGGCATGCTGAGAACCACCGTCGACCTCGAAGCCATTGCCCATAATGTCGCCTACATGAAAGACGTGGTCGCCCCGGCCCGCCTCATGTGCGTGGTGAAAGCGGACGCCTATGGGCACGGCATGGAGCGCGTC containing:
- the glmM gene encoding phosphoglucosamine mutase translates to MTRLFGTDGVRGLANKKLTPILALRLGQAAAEVFTSDRESYERRPLAIIGRDPRVSGEMLDAAIASGLASRGVDVVRVGVLPTPAIAFLTDDFGADLGVMISASHNPMPDNGIKFFSAGGKKLPDEVEDRIQAAMDNLKEDGPTATKIGRIISEAPEGRERYLKHLAEVVTTDLSGIKVVVDTANGAASKVAPEAYAAAGAEVIAIHNKPNAFNINEDCGSTHIDKAQEAVVEHGADLGLAHDGDADRCLAVDAEGNVVDGDQIMALLAVGMKEENDLRFNTLVATVMSNLGLKIAMQEQGIKVKETAVGDRYVLEELNRGDFSLGGEQSGHVVLPDDCTTGDGTLTGLSIMARMAKSGKSLKELASVMTVLPQVLINVPVSNKAAILDAPEVKEAIAAAEAELGDTGRVLLRPSGTEELFRVMVEAAEEEQARKVAGKLAAVVSAV
- a CDS encoding zinc metalloprotease, which encodes MAKSLLGDYSQAVSQFQAASMGSYAGPRTPIGLLGDMVGSVDGINTEDLVSSTASAMGARRPDGGGRGLKEFLLGTVLSLAGGAIMEHLRGVQDDFEEERREADDLVESAQQCSDAIEDVVDVSDSALVELISAVIPLLNILTMLLQRHPLGKLIAPGISSIGSDLIEHTNDTITQTCRDRDTAIENCYCEFERRCSEVCERELPETPPNPECGREEEKQECPQPAPESCEPTAPTTPTAPAQPAAPAAPAAPSSPPAPSQPSESEPTPKPQPPAKPEAPQQPAPEKDSDPQTEPQQVSEPCPPETTPQSVVTPKPEEKIPEPVREPEPDSAEDTVKPCGCQEDQEEKDAHSCGCDKSEKSEEEQDCTTTPADAGTPIPVEEVPSEELIPPEQPVEQEEPEQPEDADIVEEDIEDCEDSEEAADEEECTPEQSCSGVLGILGVGIALVGLGLLADAAKDFFENLPEPEFEPEPAPEPEPAPTPEPEPAPPSDDGVIAPPPELNTVPEPTPPPEKIAHVQAAEAPAPAAPAPEPNTASPIEQHDVHDAPSSEPPSVHARKAGQW
- a CDS encoding dienelactone hydrolase family protein, with the translated sequence MSANLKKHLGTLSKRGPHRVLVGDLSYAGIEGKVYTPSEGKGLPAVAFAHDWTKSIKDYHATLRHLASWGIVVVAPDTETGAFAKHRNLVADVESALQIATGVKLGAGKISVSASKLGVVGHGMGGGVAALAAVDNPKVRAVAALYPADTSPSAVKAAPTVKAHGLIIGAGQDDIFRAGNPAKLANAWGGPVAYREIAKGTQSGFSEDKFFKLALGSGFFQGAAVETARGLVTGFLLSELAGESKYDAFAAADASAKGVESFTGEALAKRAGFERD
- the glmS gene encoding glutamine--fructose-6-phosphate transaminase (isomerizing), with translation MCGIVGYVGHNTDGRDYYAQDVVLEGLRRLEYRGYDSAGVAMYADGGIGWRKKAGKVAALEAEIEARPLKDSVLGIGHTRWATHGGPTDLNAHPHVVDGGKLAVVHNGIIENFAELKHELESKGHNFVSETDTEVAATLLADVFHNEAGENLTKAMQLTCSRLEGAFTLLAIHADQADRIVAARRDSPLVIGLGEGENFLGSDVSGFIDYTKSAVEMDNDQVVTITADEIEITDYDGKPAQGKPFEIKWDAAAAEKGGYNSFMEKEIHDQPAAVRDTLLGRLDENGHLILDEIRIDESVLKSIDKIIVIACGTAAYAGHVARYAIEHWCRIPCEVELAHEFRYRDPIVNEKTLVVALSQSGETMDTLMAVRHARQQGAKVIAICNTQGSSIPRESDAALYTHAGPEIAVASTKAFLAQITATYLLGLYLARLRGNMFSDEVTAVLNELRAMPDKVKAVIENEGQVYDLANAMENAKSVLFLGRHVGFPVALEGALKLKEIAYLHAEGFAAGELKHGPIALIEEGQPVFVIVPSPRGRDSLHSKVVSNIQEIRARGAITIVIAEEGDEAVEAYANHIIRIPQAPTLMQPLLATVPLQIFACGVATAKGYDVDQPRNLAKSVTVE